The following nucleotide sequence is from Corylus avellana chromosome ca7, CavTom2PMs-1.0.
AAGCCCGACGGCACGTACCTGGACGCGCGGACGGTCACGAGGGTGGAGGTGAAGAACCCCAACGGCAAGTTGTCGTTGTTTTACAAGAAGAGCACCGTGGCGCTGACGGCTGGGGAGGAGGGAACGGAGTTGGGGTCGGAGGACGTGGCTGGGTTCACGCAGGAGAGGAAGAACACGACGAGTTTGAAGGTGGAGACTGGGGTGAGGAACGAGCTGGTGGACGACGGTGAGGGCACGAGGCTCAAGGCTGGCTTCCTCAGCAAGGATTTGGTGGTCAACGTTCAGGTTCGGACCGGGGTGGGATTGATCGTGAATGGTGCTAGGATAGGTCCCCTGCCAGTGAAGGTCCTGTGTGGTGGTGTGAGCTTCAACAGGCTCGAGTCTGGTGTCATGCCCAAATGTACCATCAATACCCTCAAATGGTAACATTTTTAACTTCAAATTGCTCTCTCAATTCGACccatatttgatttttgtgcaaTTAAGCATTTAGTTTTGTGCTTGAAACTGTGAGCTTTTGATAATGCCCATCAGCTTTACATGGGCTTATGAATCCCATCCCATATGATATGATAGCAACAGGGTAACCAATGACAGctttttatttacattaatgGATTTTGATTACATAGGGTGGCCGGGTGGGTGTGTGTCTTGAGAGTATTGATGATGGACTGACAATTCTGATTGAGATTCTTGTTTTGCCGCAGGATAAACATACATTGATGACCCGGGCTGTCGTGTTTGGAGATGGGTgatggttggttggttggttgaaGAGTGAAATATATCATTTTGACAAGACGATCGGCAAATTTTCTGGCAAACAGAGCCTACACAACACATGAACGTTAGCTAGTTtgatcattttttatatttaaaataaacgtATACCATATTCTTTTActcagaaaaacaaagaaaaagggagaTTGGAATGGAGGGAATCTATAACAGTCTGACTTGTGTCCATGCCTAAGCTTTGGATCCTTCTTGTGTGTATGTATAGTGGGATGcacataatttttgtttat
It contains:
- the LOC132187440 gene encoding NDR1/HIN1-like protein 6 — encoded protein: MNQQPQKPVLQKPPGYRDPTVPAQPGPRPTPRKPVLPSSFQPTKRRKSCFRGCCCCLCVVFLVLIIIAAVALCLLYLWFVPKLPVFHLQSFRIHQFKVTVKPDGTYLDARTVTRVEVKNPNGKLSLFYKKSTVALTAGEEGTELGSEDVAGFTQERKNTTSLKVETGVRNELVDDGEGTRLKAGFLSKDLVVNVQVRTGVGLIVNGARIGPLPVKVLCGGVSFNRLESGVMPKCTINTLKWINIH